In Cryptococcus gattii WM276 chromosome B, complete sequence, the DNA window TCTGAAACCGTACAGGGGGAAAAGTAATGTAGATGTAAAAGGCGACATGCTATTGTGTCCACTTCGGTCGTTGTTCAAATAttccttcatcttcatgGTTAGCATGGCATGCGCGAAAGCTTTGGTAAACAAGAAGGCTACCATTAGAAGATAGTGCCACGTACGTTCTTGCACAGCTGTTATTGATCACGATGCCGATATCCGATCCGGAGAGCGACACAAGTGATTGTTCCCTGCTTGTAATTTGCCACAACTTTCAAAAGGTGATAGACATATTCAAGAACCAAAAAATGTCTAACACAGAAGCACAGTCCGGCTTCAAAAGAGGCATATAATTACTGATACATTACTCACTATGGCTGACGTCCGTCACTCGTTAACCACACAGACACCACCTGCAGGTATCACGATAACACATACATCATTTAATCGAGTCTGGTAAACTCTTGGATGGTATATTAGTATGATTTATCGAACAAGCTAAATAGGCGACCCTCAACTATAGACAACAAGCCACAGCCACTGGGGCAATTGACGATGAATGTGATGGACAAAAACCTGACCATGATACGAGTAATGGTGTATTACAAGCGATCGTGATGACTACTTGTGCACGATCGGTAGTGCGGCTATCATGTCATCCAACTTGTTCATAGCCCATGTCGTTTTGTATACACATAGCAATCCAGTGCTTGATCATCACCTCCGCACTGGGCACTCTTGCTAAttcctcgtcttcttctgtgCTGCCAGAGTGTATTGCATTGTCAGGATGTATGCAAGAGTGGCAATCTCCGGCGTCTGGAGGCAGACGTTGGCAATAGTAGCCCATTGGCATCAGGGGGACTCGATCGGGTTCTGATTCCTCTATATCCTGGCATTATCGGCCGACGGACTTACCTGGCATCCAAAACCTCCACCGCGAAAGACACCGAATCGACCATATTTATCTCTTCCAGTTTCTGCCAAGTCCTTTTCTACCCTATTGGCGGCTCAGGGCCTTCTGCCCCCGTTTATCAGATAAGCGCGACACCGTGCCTCTGCTACAGTACCATCGATATACATCATGTGTCAGATATTCATTTTTGGCGTGCattcgtcttcttctcctgTACTTCGTTGCATGAACCAGTCCCCTTTTTGCCAAGAACACTCATCTTCCTCGCCTGAATTCTCAGAAACCGCAGGATATCCTAATACGCGGGCACTCTTCTGTCTCCTTCGATGATGAGCTCGCGGCCTATGGATATTGAATTTCGATTGTTGGCTGAAGTTCTGGGTAATGAAGTCAAAATAAACCCTGACGGATAGAATTCACAAACCCATAGGAAAATGGATTGGTTCATATTCAGTTTGAGAGAGAAATTACCGGCCGACACATGTCTCTATTGCCCTGATTGGGTTGTATGTCCTTCGACTGACGGAGTCAGCAGCGCCAGCTCTAAGACTTGAATAGGTATATAAGAACATGAAAATGAACAATATATCAACACCATCACGACATCTTCACATTTGGACCTCTCATAACGTTAAGCATATCACACTCACATCGGATACCATGATCTTTAGCCGTTTCACCTTCACCGCTGCCCTAGCTGCCTCTGCGACTTCTGCTATCAGTGTTGAACGCAGGGCCCAGATCGCTGTGAGTTTACTACATCATCCGCCTAGTCTGGTGATTGATCATAGATGCACAGGATTTCGAGACGAGCCCCGTCGCTTTTGCCTTCCCTGAGCCTCGTGGTTTTTCAGCCTCCAGCGCTGCTGATGCACCATGCGGTGGTTTCGACCCGGTCAGCAGGACTTCTTACCCTATGAGTGAGTTCTGAGTTTCAACCGTTCCAAAGCAATAGCAGCTCATGCAACCATGATAGGCGGTGGTGACATTGCCCTTGTTCAGAAGACAGACGCCGAAAATGTCAACATTCTTTGGACAGCTGAATCTAATCCTACCCTGTTCCACACATTCAGCACATACTCCAACTCCATCCTCGAGGTCAGTGCTGGGCACTTCTGTCAGGGGGCTCCCGACTTCTCCTCTTTGGGCTTCTCTGAAGGCGATAACGCTACCCTGTTGGTCATCTACCAGGTCAGTAGAAAACATTAAAGCGAACATCAGTCGACTGACAACGAAGTAGCTTGCTGGAGCCGATACCTACTACTATCAATGTGCCGATATTAGTCTCGTTTCCAGCGCTAGATTCACTACCGATGACCAGTACGTCTGTGGCAACTATACTTCCGAACTTGAGATTGCTTCATCTGAGGAGTCTCTTCACCTCGGTAACACCACCGCCGCCGAAAACTCGTCTGGCGACAGTGGCTACACAGGAACTGCTTCAACCTCCAGTGGCTCCACCAACCCACACGTCTCTAGCTCTTCGTTTGGTTCCAAGCTTTCTGCTGCTGATGGCGGTGGTATCGGCGCCTCAGTCACTATCTTCGTTGTCGCTGTCCTCGCTGGCTTGTTGTGGTGGTCTGGTCTCATCCACTTTGGCAGGAAGAAGCGGGCTGTCATGCACGACCACGAATCTGTATCCTCTGGCGTACCTACTAAGGAGCGCATCTAAACTAAACTTGCTCACCGAAACCTCGTATAACTTTACCTGTATGATTCGCTTTTAATTTTTGGATAGCCGGTGTGTTGAGAAATTTAGTGGATTGTACTTTGGAGCGGGCCTCTGTGCAGGGGGATTGGCATGCATACGCTATTGGCTTCTGGATTTCGGAAGAAACACGGCTGGGCACTTCATGTGGCCAGAGATATGGTCATTTAAAAATGGGTATATGATGGCCTTTAAAGCCGCGACTTGATACGGCATGTACTTCACCCTGGTTGTATTTGGGATACTTATTTCTGTACATATCcataataataatagaaCCGTCCCATTATGAGGCAAAGAATGCAAGCATACAGTAGATACTCGGGGAGATATGGAAGGATGTTATCTTTACGGTCCTGAAGCCTCGCTCTGCAGGTAGTGATATACTGCCTATAAGTGGTTGGGATCGCAGTTGTTTTGTCTCTTTGTATAGTTCAGGATAGGATCTATATATCTAGACGGACCATGTTTTTGCCACATGAGCGAAATACCGAAATCCCGGCCCTGGCAGCCCTGTATGGTGATCGCTCTTAACTTTCGTCGTGTATAATTGCCGTTGCGTCGCATTTGACTAAACTGTTATTGTCTTGTCTTAGTTGTGTTGCTATAAACCGTTATATTCATTTTGATGGCCTCAGAAAGAACATACCAGTTGGCGGTCCATGCGTGGAATACATATCACGATACTGTCGCCATCCAATCCAATACTGGCTTAGCTATTGCCTTTTTCCCTGTCCCTTTCATACGGAATGGAGGAGATAACACCTGGCGATATGTGCTTCAGGTGGTTAACCAGCTTGTGGAATCTCACGCACCTCATATCGGTGTCATCAAAAATCTCGAGGGTGAAGTGCTAGACTCTGAAGCCGCGCCGATGAGTGGTACCTATCTATTCGAGCAGACAGGTCAGTCCAGATTCTACATCAAAATCAGCTCTGGGTTCCCCATGACTGACGAAATTCCACCTTTCGTATCTACATGCATGGACTACTATTCCTCATCATGATTGTATGCTCTCGATTTGGCAGGTTGCACCCTCCCGCTAAAATTCTCCCGAGGACCCGAGTACTTCACAGCTGTACGGGCTGCAAATACTGAGGGCAGTTCGACCAGGTCGCGATCATCCAGGTCAACGGCCAACCAGGTAAGTTGATCGTAATTAGCGTTCACCAGCACTGATAGAATGGCAGTCGTCATTCCGCATCAACGTTATCGCGCGAGATGCCGTGTGCCTGGTGACTGGAGTGCATTATGCCCAGTGCGAATCAGCACACATCGTCCCACAAAGCCGTCCTGACGTTTGTCATTTTCCTCTCAGTCGAAGCCTGTCAGTGAGACGCACTGACATTCAACAGATTTATCAAGCACTGCTCAATATCCCTGCCTCGCTTCCACCCCCGCTGTTCGAAGTTCAATTTGGCTTGTTGCTGCGGAAGGAGCTTCATCATGCATGGGACCGCCTCGacttttctttttttgtGAAAGTGCGTTTCATAACCGGTATGGTAAAATGGGGCAGAAAACAGCTGATTGTATCATTAGGACGACGATATATTTGTACACGTCTTCACTGGCGGCTTCTTTGAATATCACGGCAAGAGAATCACTCTTGACCGTTTCCACGGTCTTCCCGAATGGAGACCCGATCGACGATTTCTGACTTGGCATTACAGTCAATGCGTTAAAGCGCACATCAGAGGTTTTTCTTATGGGATGGCCCGAGTGCGAGATCCAGTGTGACCTATAACATGTGGCGACATCAGAATCTGAGGCCTGTCATCGCTGGTCTCCCAATGCTGTTCGGTGAAAGCGTATCTCAATTATCAGCACCTCTTCTGCAAATGAACCCCTTATCGAGATTCACTGTTGAGTGCTTTGCCCACTTGCTAGGAGTTCTGGTGGTGGGAGCTGTGTGGACTCGGTTCCAGCCCATCGCCTATGCCGTTGAAAAAGTCATCAACTCCGACATTCTCGGTAAACCCAGGCGTTTTTCGGCGGGTTTCTCTATGGACTGGGACTTGGACGGTACGCTTTCTTATCCCTATTTAACAAGCCATAAATATCACTGACTTGAAACCATTTCAGCCTCTCCCGATTCTAGCCGAATGGTCAACCCAGCTCTTGGCGGCGGCTCGCTTCTTGACATGTTCGCCTACCCCTCTGTCTGGGCCATGCTCCTCGTCCACCACCATCCTCTCAATACTGATAAAGACCCCAAGGTGCTCTTCACCCATCAAACTATTTACCCTCGCTCTGGAGTGGACATCAATTCGAGGTGGTTGGTGGAATGGAAGGGGCTTTGTCAGGGAATGTTGATGACATATTTGGGTAATGCTGAATAGAGGGGTTCAACTGCGGTTTTGCAATGTGACGAAGGGGATTTAGTTGTTGCCTGTACGATCTCTCcccctctcctcttccgcTGCGCTGACGTGATCCATTCTCCTGCCCCTTCTGCCCAAGTAGTACTCCCTTCTTACCAACCTGAGACATTCTCCATCCACTCCCGTCCCTCTCGcttcctcagtcccaaaGGCACCATGGCCTCCTCCACCACTCACAGCCGCCCTCTCCATGAAGTCATTTTCGAAGCAGATGAGATTGCGAGGTGTATTAGGGATGGTGAGAGTGAGAGGATACCATGGGAGGAGAGCAGGATGGTGTACGGGTGGGTCGATAAGGGGGCCGAGCAAAACTGCCAAGTTGGTGGGGACTGATGGGCAATAGAGAGGGAAGTGGCAAGTGATATGTGACGAAGGTCCTTATCAGACAGATTAAATGTTGGAGGCAAAAACGAAAATGCGACGCGACATGAGTTTTTATTGCTTTTTCATCTAGATTGTGTATATGTCGCGATTCCCAGCTTCCAAGTCCATGATTCAATTTGCTAAATGGCTTAATATAGAATGAAGTTTAACTTGGCCAGAAATGAGGCTATCATGTAACTTCAGTCCGGTTGTTTTCTATGTTGTGTATAGCCTTCACTACTTGTCACAAGCCGTTTGTCAATACGTGTAACATGGAGACGATATGTACGATTGTAAGCGCTATTCGCTATTACATCCAATTCCGTCACGGTGGCATATCGATGAAGAAAGGCAATTTGGaacgtcttcttcttctctggATCTTTTCTTTTACTGGGTCGATCCTCTGGCAGAATTCAGTACGGCCACCGTGAAGAATATGGCGCGGCAACGGCCCCTGCGGACTGACTTACTTGCCAATACACATCTTTGTAATCGTACTATGCTCTTGAGGTTCTCGTTGGAGATTTCTTCGACATATGAGTGAATGATGTGCAAATAGCAGATTTCTACAACATGATGTCTATCCGAAGTACAACCTCCGATATATACAAAAGACTGCCATCCTACTCCCCTCCGTCCACCCATTCAACGGCCGAAGCTGTTCCTTCATCCCCGGACCAGCAATGCATCCATCTCCTCATGGGTCACCAACTTCACTCTTACCTCCAGCATTGTAAGGCGGTCCCTATAGGCCGCCAACGTCAGGTCGCCCGATTCAGAGTCGATATCGTCGGGATCAATATCGACAGGGTCGGACTTGGTTATATTTGGGCAGGGGACGGCGGAGAGATGATCAAGCAAAAGAGTGTCTTCATTGGGGTTGGAGGACGTATCAGAGGCCGAGTCCAAAAGGGAGGCAGGGTCATTGACGAAGCGTTGACTTGGAAGTGACGCCGCATGAGCAAGGAACAAGAGGATGGTCGCATCCAGACGATGCCTTGCTTCTTTATTCAAAATGGAGTTGGCACGGTCGCTGATCAAACGATTCGGAGGCGATGCCCAAAATTCGAGCAGCGCTGAGAGTTCCTCGACGGAGTACTCATCTGGCGGATCTCCAAAATGTGGTCTGGCTTTCTCCAAAAACCCGCTATCTGTCTCGAGGGCAAGTACGGGGTTCTTTGAGGTCGAGCTTCGATCGAGATACACAATCCGGTAAAAGTATTCGTTGACTATCGAGAGACCGAAGATACAGCCTGAGATGGCGTAGCCCAAGATGACGTACCACATAGTCTGAAACACGCCTTCTTGACAGAGGTAAATAAGGGTTTTTTCATCGgtttgtttttttttcattgCCAGCAAGATGAGTTGCTAGTTCCGTCCACTTCAATTCGACGACTGCGTAGAGCTGTCGTTTCCAGCCCAATGGGCAGCTAGGATCTTTGACATAGCCGATGAGAGAGGCGTCCGGAGTAATGGCACCATCCTTTTTTGATCTGGAGCTATTTTGCGATTGAGAGAGCTATGTTGGACACATAATAAGCCTTGTGTTACTTCGAGCACAAGCCATGACTCACGACTCCAAGAACTTTTCCCGTGTTGCGTCTGTACTCATCCACCAGATCTAGCTTCGCCCACTCTTTGTCCTTTCCGAAGTAGAAGACCGTTTTCAAATTTGCTTGATGTGAGAACGCTGTACGTTTCCCATTGCTGTTATCTTGGATGAACCGATCAAGATAGCGACGAACATATGTGTCGTCGAAATCTTGCTCATCAATGATTAGCCCTCCCTTGTACATATTGACCCAATCTTCGCCCAGATAGTTGACTTTGCATGCCTCATCGTAGGGGCGGATAGCGAGGTATTCGGAGGCCTGGTAAGGTTCGTTCAGGTCAAAGGGGatgagagagaggggaTATGGTCGGTTTTTGTTTTTAGAGTGGCCGCCGTTTGTTGTGGGGTTGTCACAAAAGGATTTCGGATCGGATGTTCGGGGAGGGCTCGAACTGGAGAAGGGAGCGGGGATAAAAAGGCATCGGAGTTGGAAGGCGTTGATAATAATGAAGTTAAGTGAAAGTCTGAGGTAAATCGGGCTAGTGCGGCAGCTTGTACCGACGCCCGATCTTTATCAGTTGTTTCAGGAGAGGTCATTGTGGAAATGGGGGACGGAGCAAAGATGATAATATTAGGGGATTGAATggacgatgaagatgacgaggacTGGCAAGATGCGGGAGAAGAAAAACAACAAATTGAGTTTTCGATGGTAGATCCGTTACCTATTGCACGTTGTGGGACCGATTGTTTCGATAGTGGACAGCGGGACGCAATAATCCTCACCGCCCGTCATCACAATCATTGCCGGCTACGTCCTTCCCCCCCTTGCAAACATCCATACTTCCGTAAGTTACTTGTTCGCACACGTCCATCTCACCTCCAATTCGATTTCTACGGAAAGATTTCTACCTGTCCGGAATCCAAAGGTACCTTCCCATACGCATAGACGACCCTTTGGCTTTTCAAAATACCTGTTTATTACACCTAAGGGGTGCAAGAATCTTTGGCGCAGTGGTTGCTTCATTGTATTGTTCGCTACGATAGGCGCCAGTGAGCCATTAGGCGCAGAGCGCCTTGCGAAATCCTAAAATAATACCCTGTCAAAGAGCACCACGTCATAGGACAAAGCATGGCCTCTTGTAATTACAAAGATCC includes these proteins:
- a CDS encoding uncharacterized protein (Similar to TIGR gene model, INSD accession AAW42044.1), producing the protein MWRHQNLRPVIAGLPMLFGESVSQLSAPLLQMNPLSRFTVECFAHLLGVLVVGAVWTRFQPIAYAVEKVINSDILGKPRRFSAGFSMDWDLDASPDSSRMVNPALGGGSLLDMFAYPSVWAMLLVHHHPLNTDKDPKVLFTHQTIYPRSGVDINSRWLVEWKGLCQGMLMTYLVVLPSYQPETFSIHSRPSRFLSPKGTMASSTTHSRPLHEVIFEADEIARCIRDGESERIPWEESRMVYGWVDKGAEQNCQVGGD
- a CDS encoding Hypothetical protein (Similar to TIGR gene model, INSD accession AAW45167.1), whose protein sequence is MYKGGLIIDEQDFDDTYVRRYLDRFIQDNSNGKRTAFSHQANLKTVFYFGKDKEWAKLDLVDEYRRNTGKVLGVTMWYVILGYAISGCIFGLSIVNEYFYRIVYLDRSSTSKNPVLALETDSGFLEKARPHFGDPPDEYSVEELSALLEFWASPPNRLISDRANSILNKEARHRLDATILLFLAHAASLPSQRFVNDPASLLDSASDTSSNPNEDTLLLDHLSAVPCPNITKSDPVDIDPDDIDSESGDLTLAAYRDRLTMLEKSAICTSFTHMSKKSPTRTSRA